A single window of Aphidius gifuensis isolate YNYX2018 linkage group LG1, ASM1490517v1, whole genome shotgun sequence DNA harbors:
- the LOC122847499 gene encoding EF-hand domain-containing protein 1-like: MEDVPQLPGYSFRDYNLQDFKLNPKCSYLNGHRFIKDSWCGVGKRPIDVMSSAYSPENPEAVDYDPSLTYGRSKGYPKRQVIPHYVLFAQKCLNFKAFFRQSVYNSPSEHHRIRHVNIIYFLEDDTLCVIEPPVDNSGFQQGKLVRRGKIPKNQDNDVYHWKDLNVGINIEIYGVTYHTVDCDAFTREFLLSQGIDIGDKEDPPPDAYTQDRLSKLSITKTIKKNTNSNAEDSRRKFLEYDGMVLTFNSTWNDDYYQILYFLTDDTISIKESPIIKNGKDPCKLLLKKTRVPKNWNDLPDSYPRIYLERSDEEVVEYYSPSDFKIGETIFIFGRRFLLLDCDQFTRKYYCNMLGLEQPEKIQYNTENIKNGICQGIATNNKNNICNFKKSRNTNKEDVIRKLYNHQKKLRYKISMAAVHPDDIDREFIMEYSLGDGTIKINEIGKKNSGRIGGCFLSSMLVPKKNIKIDNCDEEIPIYYTPNDFLIGSNINIFNHHFLINDADEFVHHYVENNKDKFTPELVKNIQDYFTNKKYKIIQDNKNDNKIQDDNKITKNNIVIEPIVHPYPQGRLPKGKICSQCDDINNERRKITWSDQVQVPCTLTSG; the protein is encoded by the exons atggaaGATGTACCACAATTACCTGGATATTCATTTCGAGATTACaat ctacAAGATTTTAAGTTAAATCCAAAATGTAGCTATTTAAATGGTCATCGGTTTATCAAAGATTCTTGGTGTGGTGTTGGAAAACGACCAATTGATGTTATGTCCAGTGCTTATTCTCCAGAAAATCCAGAAGCTGTcga ctaTGATCCTTCATTGACTTATGGAAGATCAAAAGGCTATCCAAAAAGACAAGTTATACCTCACTATGTATTATTTGCTCAAAAATGCTTGAATTTTAAAGCATTTTTTCGTCAAAGTGTTTATAATTCACCAAGTGAACATCATCGTATTCGCCatgttaatataatatattttttggaagATGATACACTTTGTGTTATTGAGCCACCAGTTGATAATTCTGGTTTTCAACAAGGTAAACTTGTTAGACGTGGTAAAATTCCTAAAAATCAGGATAACGATGTTTATCATTGGAAAGATTTAAATGTTGGAATAAACAtag aaatttatggTGTAACTTATCATACAGTTGATTGTGATGCATTTACTAGAGAATTTTTACTAAGTCAAGGAATTGATATTGGTGATAAAGAGGATCCACCACCTGATGCTTATACTCAAGAtcgtttatcaaaattatcaataacaaaaacaattaaaaaaaatacaaattcaaaTGCTGAAGATTCACgtagaaaatttttagaatatgATGGAATGGTATTGACATTTAATTCAACATggaatgatgattattatcaaatattatattttttaactgatgatacaatatcaataaaagaatcaccaattattaaaaatggtaaaGATCCATgtaaattacttttaaaaaaaactagagtACCTAAAAATTGGAATGATCTACCTGATTCATATCCAAGAATTTATCTTGAAAGAAGTGATGAAGAAGTTGTTGAATATTATTCACCATCTGATtttaaa attggtgagacaatttttatttttggacgACGTTTTTTACTATTAGATTGTGATCAATttacaagaaaatattattgtaacaTGTTGGGTCTTGAACAGCcagaaaaaatacaatataatactgaaaatattaaaaatggaaTATGCCAAGGTAttgcaacaaataataaaaataatatttgtaattttaaaaaatcaagaaatacAAATAAAGAAGATGTcataagaaaattatataatcatcaaaaaaaattaagatataaAATTAGCATGGCTGCAGTACATCCAGATGACATTGATCGTGAATTTATAATGGAATATAGTCTAGGTGAtggaacaataaaaataaatgaaattggaaaaaaaaattctggtaGAATTGGTGgatgttttttatcatcaatgcttgtaccaaaaaaaaatataaaaattgataattgtgATGAAGAAATACCAATTTATTATACaccaaatgattttttaattggatcaaatataaatatatttaatcatcattttttaataaatgatgctGATGAATTTGTACATCattatgttgaaaataataaagataaatttacaccagaattagttaaaaatattcaagattattttacaaataaaaaatataaaattattcaagataataaaaatgataataaaattcaagatgataataaaattactaaaaataatattgttattgagCCAATTGTTCATCCATATCCACAAGGTAGACTTCCAAAAGGTAAAATATGCTCACAAtgtgatgatattaataatgaacgTCGTAAAATTACCTGGTCTGATCAAGTACAAGTTCCATGCACTCTTACAAGTGGATGa
- the LOC122847500 gene encoding sodium-dependent phosphate transporter 2, translating to MSLAYDESLLWLVVLGFMVAFVLAFGIGANDVANSFGTSVGAGVLTVFQACILATIFEIAGAVLIGYKVSDTMRKGILDVSLYIGHEKELMVGSLCSLAGSGIWLLLATALKMPISGTHSIVGATVGFSLICRGTAGVKWIALANIAASWFASPLLSGLVSVLIYWLIKNIVLKSNKPIEQGLRVLPIVYGLTVAINILSVVLDGPKLLMLENIPWWGSLILATIIGIISSIIVYIFVVPKQRKTILNIKNNNINENSTNLCVCDNKNETTVLSVIGENSVPLTVSSNKNNNNHDDDNNIKPTLRGNTSASPLLMIQNDNDNEHDIVIDDNNDTNLSIEKLFSFLQVLTAAFGSFAHGGNDVSNAIGPLIGLWAVYAEGSAKQEAETPLLILLYGGFGIAAGLWIWGRRVIQTLGKDLATITPITGFTIEVGAAVTVLLASKIGLPVSTTHCKVGSVVCVGWASQGGDSVSWKLFRNIAFAWLITVPLAGVLSAGCMLFMKQFVEL from the exons atgtCTTTGGCATATGATGAAAGTTTACTATGGCTGGTAGTACTAGGATTTATGGTTGCATTTGTGCTTGCATTTGGAATTGGTGCAAATGATGTTGCCAATAGTTTTGGTACAAGTGTTGGTGCTGGAGTATTGACTGTATTTCAGGCTTGTATATTAGCAACAATATTCGAAATTGCTGGTGCTGTTTTAATTGGTTACAag gtaTCAGATACAATGAGAAAAGGAATTCTTGATGTTAGTTTATACATTGGACATGAAAAAGAGCTTATGGTTGGATCACTTTGTAGTCTAGCTGGTTCAGGTATATGGTTACTTCTTGCAACAGCATTAAAAATGCCAATATCTGGTACTCATTCAATTGTTGGTGCAACTGTTGGTTTTTCACTCATTTGTCGTGGAACAGctggg gtAAAATGGATAGCATTAGCAAATATTGCAGCATCATGGTTTGCAAGTCCACTTTTATCAGGACTTGTATCAGTATTAATATACtggttaattaaaaatatagtattaaaatcaaataaaccaATTGAACAAGGTTTACGAGTCCTTCCAATTGTCTATGGTCTTACTGTAGCAATCAATATATTGTCTGTCGTTCTTGATGGACCAAAac ttttAATGCTTGAAAATATACCATGGTGGGGTAGTTTAATATTAGCAACAATAATTGgtataatatcatcaataattgtttatatatttgttgtacCAAAACAAcgtaaaacaatattaaatattaaaaataataacataaatgaaaattcaacaaatttatgtgtttgtgataataaaaatgaaacaactGTATTATCTGTTATTGGTGAAAATTCTGTGCCTTTAACagtatcatcaaataaaaataataataatcatgatgatgataataatataaagccAACATTGAGAGGTAACACAAGTGCAAGTCCATTATTAATGatacaaaatgataatgataatgaacatgatattgttattgatgataataatgatacaaatttatcaattgaaaaattattttcatttcttcaaGTATTAACTGCTGCATTTGGTAGTTTTGCACATGGTGGTAATGATGTTAGTAATGCAATTGGACCATTAATTGGTTTATGGGCTGTTTATGCTGAAGGTTCAGCAAAACAAGAAGCTGAAAcaccattattaatattactttaTGGTGGTTTTGGTATTGCTGCTGGTTTATGGATATGGGGTAGAAGAGTTATACAAACACTTGGAAAAGATCTTGCAACAATAACACCAATAACTGGCTTTACTAttgaa GTTGGAGCTGCAGTAACTGTTTTACTTGCAAGTAAAATTGGTTTACCAGTATCAACAACACATTGTAAAGTTGGATCAGTTGTTTGTGTTGGTTGGGCATCACAGGGTGGTGATAGTGTATCATGGAAATTATTTCGTAATATTGCTTTTGCTTGGCTAATAACTGTACCACTTGCTGGGGTATTAAGTGCTGGTTGTATGCTTTTTATGAAACAATTTGTAGAactgtga
- the LOC122847513 gene encoding mitochondrial folate transporter/carrier isoform X3, protein MTTTGRRPFFIPFFSHFKYEPFVAGISGGVVSTLMLHPLDLMKIRFAVNDGLTKTAPQYSSLTNAVKDIVRTEGIRGLYRGVVTNVLGSGSSWGFYFFFYESMKAWIQDGDPSKSLSPTLHLLAAADAGLLSLLLTNPLWVVKTRLCLQYANDVNISESKRYSGMNDAFRKIWRTEGIRGLYKGIVPGMFGVSHGAIQFMIYEEMKKGYNVYKDKPFNTKPEFLENIGLAASSKFIAAASTYPYQVVRARLQDHHHDYRGTWHCVQSTFRGEGWRGFYKGLSVNLVKVIPTTVICFVTYENVSHFLKIKDNNKNDQ, encoded by the exons ATGACGACAACTGGAAGAAGACCATTTTTTATACCTTTCTTTagtcattttaaatatgagCCTTTTGTTGCTGGAATATCTGGAGGTGTTGTATCAACACTCATGCTGCATCCTCTGGACCTCATGAAAATTAGATTTGCAG tTAATGATGGACTCACAAAAACAGCACCACAATATTCAAGTTTAACAAATGCTGTTAAAGACATAGTTAGAACAGAAGGAATAAGAGGACTTTATCGTGGTGTTGTAACAAATGTATTAGGTTCTGGTAGTTCAtggggtttttattttttttt TTATGAAAGTATGAAAGCATGGATACAAGATGGTGATCCTAGTAAATCATTATCACCAACATTACATTTACTTGCTGCTGCTGATGCtggtttattatcattattattaacaaatccATTGTGGGTTGTTAAAACTCGTTTATGTTTACAATATGCAAATGATGTTAATATATCAGAATCTAAACGATATTCTGGAATGAATGATGCATTTCGTAAAATTTGGAGAACTGAGGGTATCAGAGGATTGTACaaa gGCATTGTACCAGGTATGTTTGGTGTTTCACATGGTGCAATTCAATTTATGATATATGAAGAAATGAAAAAGGgatataatgtttataaagATAAACCATTTAATACAAAACCt gaatttttggaaaatattgGTTTAGCAGCATCATCAAAATTCATAGCTGCTGCATCAACATATCCATATCAAGTTGTTAGAGCACGTTTACaagatcatcatcatgattatcGTGGAACTTGGCATTGTGTACAATCAACATTTAG GGGTGAAGGTTGGCGTGGATTTTACAAGGGTTTGAGTGTCAACTTGGTGAAAGTTATACCAACAACTGTAATATGTTTTGTCACCTACGAGAACGTTTCCCATTTTCTTAAGATCAAggacaacaacaaaaatgatCAATGA
- the LOC122847917 gene encoding uncharacterized protein LOC122847917: MSQEKIQEQHHHHVDEKIDLINTIDHDSLAQIFMLLSVPERMTMEKVCTKWEEACKLAWYDIKEYTFGESIGRFFDDNLLTKSYVEKLLSNFGNYLRDLFLLENCDSSIMPINIRKFKQLQYLSLSGCLLDDMIQGISETTTLVELSLLNSFVSEDCSYNPVDIFNQFVNLEYIDIDNPWVINTPNVLNNILNSSKSIRYCNIMLLPDWDAPDISIKDWDNLQNLEHLDSSLLAIAYSCENLQKLDISSCIYITEEALMSLTSLENLKELSVGNIDGVTDNFISQLKGLEKFFCEYCKNITDAGIIECIENCPELDTLNLYRSNITINTLTGADEITKNRTNNIALCIFFKDFAGASTLKIESNWLYLTPRWFDIN, from the exons ATGAGTCAAGAAAAGATTCAagaacaacatcatcatcatgttgaCGAAAAAATAGATCTCATTAACACTATAGATCATGATTCATTGGCACAAATATTCATGCTGCTGTCAGTACCCGAAAGAATGACCATGGAAaaag tttgtACCAAATGGGAAGAGGCATGTAAACTAGCTTGGTACGACATTAAAGAATACACATTCGGCGAATCAATTGGtcgtttttttgatgataatttgttGACAAAATcatatgttgaaaaattattatcaaattttggtAATTATTTGAGAGATTTGTTTCTTTTGGAAAATTGCGattcaagtatcatgccaATC aatATAAGAAAATTCAAACAACTTCAATATTTGTCATTGAGTGGCTGCCTTCTAGATGACATGATTCAAGGAATATCCGAGACAACAACACTTGTAGAACTCAGTCTTCTCAATTCTTTTGTGAGTGAAGACTGCTCGTACAATcctgttgatatttttaatcaatttgtaaatttagaatatattGACATTGATAATCCATGGGTAATAAATACTCCAAACGtactcaataatattttaaattcatccaAGAGTATAAGATATTGCAATATTATGTTGCTTCCAGATTGGGATGCAcctgatatttcaattaaagaTTGGGATAATCTTCAAAACTTGGAACATCTCG ATAGCAGTCTTCTTGCTATTGCTTATTCATGCGAAAatctacaaaaattagatataaGTTCATGCATTTATATTACTGAAGAAGCTCTCATGTCTTTAACGAgcttggaaaatttaaaagaattaagtGTCGGTAATATTGATGGTGTTACAGATAATTTTATCAGTCAATTGAAAggattagaaaaatttttttgtgaatattgtaaaaatattactgaTGCTGGTATCATCGAATGTATAGAAAATTGTCCGGAACTTGACACTCTTAATCTCTACCGCTCTAACATTACAATTAACACACTTACTGGTGCTGatgaaataactaaaaatcgtacaaataatattgcttTGTGTATATTCTTTAAAGATTTTGCAGGAGCTTCAAcgttaaaaattgaatctaACTGGTTATATCTCACGCCCCGGTGGtttgatattaattga
- the LOC122847513 gene encoding mitochondrial folate transporter/carrier isoform X1 — protein MIKIDHNTNDDDSVNKLFKLSTITKIIEAKTRGQDKDNNMTTTGRRPFFIPFFSHFKYEPFVAGISGGVVSTLMLHPLDLMKIRFAVNDGLTKTAPQYSSLTNAVKDIVRTEGIRGLYRGVVTNVLGSGSSWGFYFFFYESMKAWIQDGDPSKSLSPTLHLLAAADAGLLSLLLTNPLWVVKTRLCLQYANDVNISESKRYSGMNDAFRKIWRTEGIRGLYKGIVPGMFGVSHGAIQFMIYEEMKKGYNVYKDKPFNTKPEFLENIGLAASSKFIAAASTYPYQVVRARLQDHHHDYRGTWHCVQSTFRGEGWRGFYKGLSVNLVKVIPTTVICFVTYENVSHFLKIKDNNKNDQ, from the exons atgattaaGATTGATCATAATACAAATGACGATGAcagtgttaataaattatttaaactgtcaacgataacaaaaataattgaggCAAAAACAAGGGGCCAGGATAAGGATAATAACATGACGACAACTGGAAGAAGACCATTTTTTATACCTTTCTTTagtcattttaaatatgagCCTTTTGTTGCTGGAATATCTGGAGGTGTTGTATCAACACTCATGCTGCATCCTCTGGACCTCATGAAAATTAGATTTGCAG tTAATGATGGACTCACAAAAACAGCACCACAATATTCAAGTTTAACAAATGCTGTTAAAGACATAGTTAGAACAGAAGGAATAAGAGGACTTTATCGTGGTGTTGTAACAAATGTATTAGGTTCTGGTAGTTCAtggggtttttattttttttt TTATGAAAGTATGAAAGCATGGATACAAGATGGTGATCCTAGTAAATCATTATCACCAACATTACATTTACTTGCTGCTGCTGATGCtggtttattatcattattattaacaaatccATTGTGGGTTGTTAAAACTCGTTTATGTTTACAATATGCAAATGATGTTAATATATCAGAATCTAAACGATATTCTGGAATGAATGATGCATTTCGTAAAATTTGGAGAACTGAGGGTATCAGAGGATTGTACaaa gGCATTGTACCAGGTATGTTTGGTGTTTCACATGGTGCAATTCAATTTATGATATATGAAGAAATGAAAAAGGgatataatgtttataaagATAAACCATTTAATACAAAACCt gaatttttggaaaatattgGTTTAGCAGCATCATCAAAATTCATAGCTGCTGCATCAACATATCCATATCAAGTTGTTAGAGCACGTTTACaagatcatcatcatgattatcGTGGAACTTGGCATTGTGTACAATCAACATTTAG GGGTGAAGGTTGGCGTGGATTTTACAAGGGTTTGAGTGTCAACTTGGTGAAAGTTATACCAACAACTGTAATATGTTTTGTCACCTACGAGAACGTTTCCCATTTTCTTAAGATCAAggacaacaacaaaaatgatCAATGA
- the LOC122847513 gene encoding mitochondrial folate transporter/carrier isoform X2, whose amino-acid sequence MIKIDHNTNDDDSVNKLFKLSTITKIIEAKTRGQDKDNNMTTTGRRPFFIPFFSHFKYEPFVAGISGGVVSTLMLHPLDLMKIRFAVNDGLTKTAPQYSSLTNAVKDIVRTEGIRGLYRGVVTNVLGSGSSWGFYFFFYESMKAWIQDGDPSKSLSPTLHLLAAADAGLLSLLLTNPLWVVKTRLCLQYANDVNISESKRYSGMNDAFRKIWRTEGIRGLYKGIVPGMFGVSHGAIQFMIYEEMKKGYNVYKDKPFNTKPEFLENIGLAASSKFIAAASTYPYQVVRARLQDHHHDYRGTWHCVQSTFRSEGIKGFYKGLTPYLLHVTPNICFILIVYENFPRLFR is encoded by the exons atgattaaGATTGATCATAATACAAATGACGATGAcagtgttaataaattatttaaactgtcaacgataacaaaaataattgaggCAAAAACAAGGGGCCAGGATAAGGATAATAACATGACGACAACTGGAAGAAGACCATTTTTTATACCTTTCTTTagtcattttaaatatgagCCTTTTGTTGCTGGAATATCTGGAGGTGTTGTATCAACACTCATGCTGCATCCTCTGGACCTCATGAAAATTAGATTTGCAG tTAATGATGGACTCACAAAAACAGCACCACAATATTCAAGTTTAACAAATGCTGTTAAAGACATAGTTAGAACAGAAGGAATAAGAGGACTTTATCGTGGTGTTGTAACAAATGTATTAGGTTCTGGTAGTTCAtggggtttttattttttttt TTATGAAAGTATGAAAGCATGGATACAAGATGGTGATCCTAGTAAATCATTATCACCAACATTACATTTACTTGCTGCTGCTGATGCtggtttattatcattattattaacaaatccATTGTGGGTTGTTAAAACTCGTTTATGTTTACAATATGCAAATGATGTTAATATATCAGAATCTAAACGATATTCTGGAATGAATGATGCATTTCGTAAAATTTGGAGAACTGAGGGTATCAGAGGATTGTACaaa gGCATTGTACCAGGTATGTTTGGTGTTTCACATGGTGCAATTCAATTTATGATATATGAAGAAATGAAAAAGGgatataatgtttataaagATAAACCATTTAATACAAAACCt gaatttttggaaaatattgGTTTAGCAGCATCATCAAAATTCATAGCTGCTGCATCAACATATCCATATCAAGTTGTTAGAGCACGTTTACaagatcatcatcatgattatcGTGGAACTTGGCATTGTGTACAATCAACATTTAGGTCAGAAGGAATTAAGGGTTTTTACAAAGGCTTAACGCCTTATCTTCTTCATGTTACtccaaatatttgttttattctaattgtttatgaaaattttcctCGATTGTTTCGTTAG
- the LOC122847501 gene encoding cytochrome b-c1 complex subunit 7-like has protein sequence MSGITKNLLLGNGFKRWAYNLSGFNKYGLRYDDCLYESPVVKEALRRLPQKLVDERNFRIIRAMQLNCNKVILPEEQWTKFEEDVQYLRPYVEEVEREIKEKEEWNKQ, from the exons atgtCTGGAATTACTAAAAATTTGCTACTTG gaAATGGTTTCAAAAGATGGGCTTATAACCTTTCGGGTTTTAACAAATACG GTCTCAGATATGATGATTGTTTGTATGAAAGTCCAGTAGTCAAAGAAGCACTTCGTCGTCTTCCTCAAAAACTTGTTGATGAACGTAATTTTCGTATTATTCGTGCAATGCAATTGAATTGTAACAAAGTTATATTGCCAGAAGAACAATGGACAAAATTCGAAGAG gatGTTCAATATCTCAGACCCTACGTTGAAGAAGTTGAACGAGaaatcaaagaaaaagaagaatggaataaacaataa
- the LOC122847916 gene encoding trypsin-like gives MIVGDGKKANKLVGGIDVDIDDYSFYVSLRLHHNNICGGSMINENHILTTASCITLGKNIFLSNIEILIGSNDIIGFDAVASFHDVSLVIIHPEYKPVEFWKNDISILRVMRNIKINLQVVLPSIEFLYERFHLEIIGWGKPPLPFYIERLEKLNVYSILRTECSKYFRSGYILSPGQSCILPSIPAASFIKGDGGNPIITVKENHIVGMISAISIYHPNLAIYTKVIVYVNWINDMIENY, from the exons ATGATag ttgGAGATGGAAAAAAAGCTAATAAACTCGTTGGTGGTATTGatgttgatattgatgattattcattttatgtaAGCTTACGTcttcatcataataatatttgtggtGGATCtatgataaatgaaaatcaCATACTTACAACTGCCAGCTGTATCACacttggaaaaaatatatttcttagtaatattgaaattttaattggaAGTAATGACATCATTGGTTTTGATGCTGTTGCAAGTTTTCATGATGTTTCACTTGTTATTATTCATCCAGAATACAAACCAGTTGAATTTTGGAAAAAtgatatttctattttacGAGTAatgagaaatataaaaattaattt aCAAGTTGTATTGCCGTCAATTGAATTTCTTTATGAAAGATTTCATCTTGAAATTATTGGATGGGGAAAACCTCCGTTACCATTTTACATTGAAcgtttagaaaaattaaatgtatattcaattttacgaACAGAATGttcaaaatattttcgatCAGGTTACATTCTTTCGCCAGGACAATCTTGTATTTTACCAAGCATTCCAGCAGCTTCTTTTATAaag ggGGATGGAGGTAATCCAATTATAACAGTTAAAGAAAATCATATTGTTGGAATGATCTCTGCGATTTCAATTTATCATCCAAATTTAGCAATATACACAAAAGTTATTGTTTATGTTAATTGGATTAATGACatgattgaaaattattaa
- the LOC122847521 gene encoding DNA-directed RNA polymerase II subunit RPB11, whose product MNAPPTFESFLLYDGEKKIIKEQDTKVPNAAIFTINKEDHTLGNMIRNQLLKDPHVLFAGYKVPHPLDPKFVIRIQTTSDYTPHEAFMHAITDLIAELSLFEERFKDAIKEKKEGLD is encoded by the exons atgaatGCCCCTCCAACATTCGAATCATTTCTTCTTTATGATGGTGAAAAAaa AATTATCAAAGAACAAGATACAAAAGTGCCAAATGCTGCAATATTTACTATCAACAAAGAGGATCATACTCTTGGCAATATGATCAGAAa TCAGTTGTTGAAAGATCCACATGTATTATTTGCTGGATACAAAGTTCCACATCCATTGGATCCAAAATTTGTCATCAGAATACAAACAACATCTGATTATACACCTCATGAAGCATTTATGCATGCAATCACTGATTTGATTGCTGAACTGTCATTGTTTGAAGAGAGATTCAAG gATGCAAttaaagaaaagaaagaagGTCTTGATTAA